The Nocardioides humi genome includes a region encoding these proteins:
- a CDS encoding siderophore-interacting protein — MPKTSRRLTVHPLTLREVEVVRVVDLTPGMRRVTLSGEQLRAFTSANGLPQPAFDSPGFDDDIALYFPYPGQSEPVLPVQQESGLSTPRDPRPLSREYTVRRWSPETGELDVDFVEHGIGVGTTWAHRAQPGDRIHVTGPSSSKAFPVADWLLAAGDDTMIPAIARLLDELPDDARAQVFIEVAEEAHRLELRALPHVQVTWLVRDGAEAGTTTLLVDAVRSATWWDGRPFAWIAGERTAVRDLRRHLVEDRGMAKQDIEFTGYWRRGEVVALETDEAVPDPERSITPFDRLHELTELIAPIAIRTAVELDVAELISRGVSSVADLAARAGADERALGKLLRYLHALDVVTETEPGHYGLAPMGEVLTVEFMADYLHPAGALGREMLGIHGLTEAIRTGRASYASVTGRTYADARAEQDYEDRYLERLAELQSALAVSIATSDLLKGVEHLVIHSDGAGAQAGEFVNVHPDLRVTICALPAQADWLRRDLPATIPDEQQHARVHVVEQSVFEPGPASDAVLVSRALTSLPDADAAHALRRASESVLPGGRVLLIEEVFDTDDLDEHDGEADLLALTVHGSGLRTATELDAVIAGAGLVRSATHTVGWGTTVHELVPADTH, encoded by the coding sequence ATGCCGAAGACCTCACGCCGGCTCACCGTGCACCCCCTGACCCTGCGGGAGGTCGAGGTCGTCCGGGTGGTGGACCTGACGCCGGGGATGCGACGCGTCACCCTGTCCGGCGAGCAGCTGCGCGCGTTCACCTCGGCGAACGGCCTCCCGCAGCCGGCGTTCGACTCGCCGGGCTTCGACGACGACATCGCGCTCTACTTCCCGTACCCGGGCCAGAGCGAGCCGGTGCTGCCGGTACAGCAGGAGAGCGGCCTGAGCACGCCCCGGGACCCGCGGCCACTGTCGCGGGAGTACACCGTCCGCCGCTGGAGCCCGGAGACCGGCGAGCTGGATGTCGACTTCGTCGAGCACGGCATCGGGGTCGGCACGACCTGGGCCCACCGCGCCCAGCCGGGCGACCGCATCCACGTCACCGGTCCCAGCAGCTCGAAGGCGTTCCCGGTGGCGGACTGGCTGCTCGCGGCCGGCGACGACACCATGATCCCCGCGATCGCCCGCCTGCTCGACGAGCTGCCCGACGACGCGCGGGCGCAGGTGTTCATCGAGGTCGCCGAGGAAGCCCACCGGCTGGAGCTGCGGGCGCTGCCGCACGTCCAGGTGACCTGGCTGGTGCGCGACGGCGCCGAGGCGGGTACGACGACGCTGCTCGTCGACGCGGTCCGGAGCGCCACCTGGTGGGACGGCCGCCCGTTCGCGTGGATCGCGGGCGAGCGGACCGCCGTACGGGACCTGCGCCGGCACCTGGTCGAGGACCGCGGCATGGCGAAGCAGGACATCGAGTTCACCGGGTACTGGCGGCGCGGCGAGGTCGTCGCCCTGGAGACCGACGAGGCGGTGCCCGACCCCGAGAGGTCGATCACGCCGTTCGACCGGCTCCATGAGCTGACCGAGCTGATCGCGCCGATCGCGATCCGCACCGCCGTCGAGCTGGACGTCGCCGAGCTGATCTCCCGGGGTGTGAGCAGCGTGGCGGACCTGGCCGCCCGGGCCGGCGCCGACGAGCGGGCGCTGGGCAAGCTGCTGCGCTACCTGCACGCGCTGGACGTCGTGACCGAGACCGAGCCGGGCCACTACGGCCTCGCGCCCATGGGAGAGGTCCTGACCGTCGAGTTCATGGCGGACTACCTGCACCCGGCCGGCGCGCTGGGCCGGGAGATGCTCGGCATCCACGGGCTCACCGAGGCGATCCGCACCGGCCGGGCGTCGTACGCCTCCGTCACGGGCCGGACGTACGCCGACGCACGAGCCGAGCAGGACTACGAGGACCGCTACCTGGAGCGCCTCGCCGAGCTCCAGTCCGCGCTGGCGGTGTCGATCGCCACCTCGGACCTCCTGAAGGGCGTCGAGCACCTGGTGATCCACTCCGACGGCGCCGGCGCCCAGGCCGGCGAGTTCGTCAACGTCCACCCGGACCTCCGGGTCACGATCTGCGCGCTGCCCGCCCAGGCCGACTGGCTGCGCCGCGACCTGCCCGCCACGATCCCCGACGAGCAGCAGCACGCCCGCGTCCATGTGGTCGAGCAGTCCGTCTTCGAGCCCGGCCCGGCCTCGGACGCCGTGCTCGTCAGCCGCGCGCTCACGTCGCTGCCCGACGCCGACGCCGCCCACGCGCTGCGCCGCGCGTCCGAGAGCGTCCTGCCGGGCGGACGGGTGCTGCTGATCGAGGAGGTCTTCGACACCGACGACCTCGACGAGCACGACGGCGAGGCCGACCTGCTCGCCCTCACCGTCCACGGCTCCGGACTGCGCACCGCCACCGAGCTCGACGCCGTCATCGCCGGAGCAGGTCTCGTCCGCAGCGCGACCCACACCGTCGGCTGGGGCACCACTGTCCACGAGCTCGTGCCTGCCGACACCCACTGA
- a CDS encoding FecCD family ABC transporter permease — MSAVDFGRRVLVLRRRRIAVRLERRSVLVCTALAVAAAGLAVLALMTGSYQLSAGQVVSALTGGETGLVHDIVVEWRLPRVVAALVFGAALGVSGAVFQSLLRNPLADPGLIGFSQGSYTGALVVILVVNGSYLQLVGGALLGGMATAVAVYLLAYRRGVQGFRLIVVGIGVSATLESLNIWLILKAELEQAMAAAAWGAGSLNGVSWNQVVLGGSCIAVLLLLAGMSSRPMRQLELGDDAAASQGVRVSPARLGLIVVGVALTATVTAASGPIAFISLVAPQIGRRLARTGGITLAPAAFVGALLCLAADYVAQHVAPTPLPVGMITVMLGGGYLGYLLFTEARRRL, encoded by the coding sequence GTGAGCGCGGTGGACTTCGGACGGCGGGTGCTGGTGCTGCGGCGCCGGCGGATCGCTGTACGGCTCGAGCGGCGATCGGTCCTCGTCTGCACAGCACTCGCGGTCGCGGCGGCCGGCCTGGCGGTGCTCGCGCTGATGACCGGCTCCTATCAGCTGAGCGCCGGCCAGGTGGTCTCCGCGCTGACCGGCGGCGAGACCGGGCTGGTCCACGACATCGTGGTCGAGTGGAGGCTGCCCCGCGTGGTTGCGGCGCTGGTGTTCGGTGCCGCGCTGGGGGTGAGCGGGGCCGTGTTCCAGTCGCTCCTGCGCAACCCGCTGGCGGACCCCGGTCTCATCGGATTCTCCCAGGGCTCCTACACCGGTGCGCTGGTCGTGATCCTGGTCGTCAACGGCAGCTATCTGCAGCTGGTCGGCGGAGCGCTGCTGGGCGGGATGGCCACGGCTGTCGCGGTCTATCTGCTCGCCTACCGCCGCGGAGTGCAGGGATTCCGGCTGATCGTCGTCGGCATCGGAGTCTCGGCGACGCTGGAGTCGCTCAACATCTGGCTGATCCTCAAGGCGGAGCTGGAGCAGGCGATGGCCGCGGCTGCGTGGGGGGCCGGGTCGCTCAACGGCGTGTCCTGGAACCAGGTGGTCCTCGGCGGCTCCTGCATCGCCGTACTCCTGCTGCTGGCGGGCATGTCGAGCCGGCCGATGCGCCAGCTGGAGCTCGGCGACGACGCGGCCGCGTCCCAGGGGGTGCGGGTCTCGCCGGCCCGGCTCGGCCTGATCGTGGTGGGCGTGGCGCTGACCGCGACCGTCACGGCCGCATCCGGCCCGATCGCCTTCATCTCGCTGGTCGCACCGCAGATCGGACGCCGGCTCGCCCGCACCGGGGGGATCACCCTCGCTCCCGCCGCCTTCGTCGGCGCGTTGCTGTGCCTGGCGGCGGACTACGTCGCCCAGCACGTCGCCCCCACCCCGCTGCCCGTCGGGATGATCACCGTCATGCTCGGCGGCGGCTACCTCGGATACCTGCTGTTCACCGAAGCCAGGAGACGCCTGTGA
- a CDS encoding ABC transporter ATP-binding protein codes for MSATTTDVPRLRVESATIGYDKRIISEHLSVAIPDESFTVIVGPNACGKSTLLRGLSRLLKPSAGQVVLDGADITSFKTKEVARRVGLLPQTSIAPDGITVADLVARGRFPYQGFMRQWTEADEQAVLRAMDQTAVTELSGRLVDELSGGQRQRVWVAMALAQHTDILLLDEPTTFLDIAHQIELLELFTDLHHVGHTLVAVLHDLNHAARYGTHLIAMKDGRVVAEGTPDEVVTVELVEEVFGLRCLVVPDPAAGSPQVVPLGRERPRREDRKA; via the coding sequence GTGAGCGCAACCACGACCGACGTCCCGCGCCTCCGGGTGGAGTCGGCGACGATCGGCTACGACAAGCGGATCATCTCCGAGCACCTCTCGGTGGCGATCCCCGACGAGTCGTTCACGGTCATCGTCGGCCCGAACGCGTGCGGCAAGTCCACCCTGCTGCGCGGCCTCTCCCGGCTGCTGAAGCCGTCAGCCGGGCAGGTCGTGCTCGACGGTGCCGACATCACCTCCTTCAAGACCAAGGAGGTGGCCCGCAGGGTCGGCCTGCTGCCGCAGACGTCGATCGCGCCCGACGGGATCACCGTGGCCGACCTGGTGGCCCGCGGCCGATTCCCCTACCAGGGGTTCATGCGGCAGTGGACCGAGGCCGACGAGCAGGCAGTGCTCAGGGCGATGGACCAGACCGCGGTCACCGAGCTCTCCGGGCGCCTCGTGGACGAGCTGTCGGGCGGGCAGCGCCAGCGGGTGTGGGTGGCGATGGCGCTCGCGCAGCACACCGACATCCTGCTGCTGGACGAGCCGACCACCTTCCTCGACATCGCCCACCAGATCGAGCTGCTGGAGCTCTTCACCGACCTGCACCACGTCGGCCACACCCTGGTCGCCGTCCTGCACGACCTGAACCACGCTGCGCGCTACGGCACCCACCTGATCGCCATGAAGGACGGCCGGGTCGTCGCCGAGGGCACGCCGGACGAGGTCGTCACTGTCGAGCTGGTCGAGGAGGTGTTCGGTCTGCGCTGCCTGGTGGTGCCCGATCCGGCGGCCGGCAGTCCCCAGGTGGTGCCACTCGGGCGCGAACGACCCCGACGGGAGGACCGGAAGGCATGA
- a CDS encoding ABC transporter substrate-binding protein translates to MTMTPLRRRGAALTAALLGSALVLSACGSDGDADDATGETRSVEADNGTVEVPVDPQRVAVLGNAVLPYLDLGGEPIAVTDLDSSALADLPSDQRAAYDAATNVGVNGGEADYEKLAKLEPDLIVIAVPESDYEKLEDKLTSIAPTVHLGFDSDWKFRATALAEATGETDAFDEQKASYDDVVTRIQQEHGDTLKTAKITEAYRWESEDAGKFSINGSLCAEVVRDEGIVDFAPAEFSVSFEQIGSLAESDLILYPAAIDGQPSEAIVPVLETNSWKALPAVTSGRAQGIYCPWGRSFGFAAQYLEGLERALATLETEQ, encoded by the coding sequence ATGACCATGACACCCCTGAGACGCCGCGGCGCGGCCCTGACCGCGGCCCTGCTGGGCTCCGCGCTCGTCCTCAGCGCCTGCGGCAGCGACGGCGACGCCGACGACGCGACCGGCGAGACGCGCAGCGTCGAGGCCGACAACGGGACGGTCGAGGTTCCCGTCGACCCGCAGCGGGTCGCGGTTCTCGGCAACGCGGTCCTGCCGTACCTCGACCTCGGCGGCGAGCCGATCGCGGTCACCGACCTGGACAGCAGTGCGCTGGCCGACCTCCCGTCCGACCAGCGGGCCGCCTACGACGCCGCGACGAACGTGGGCGTGAACGGCGGCGAGGCCGACTACGAGAAGCTCGCGAAGCTGGAGCCGGACCTCATCGTCATCGCGGTGCCCGAGAGCGACTACGAGAAGCTCGAGGACAAGCTGACCTCGATCGCACCGACCGTCCACCTGGGCTTCGACAGCGACTGGAAGTTCCGCGCCACCGCCCTGGCGGAGGCGACCGGCGAGACGGACGCGTTCGACGAGCAGAAGGCGAGCTACGACGACGTGGTCACCAGGATCCAGCAGGAGCACGGCGACACCCTGAAGACCGCGAAGATCACCGAGGCCTACCGCTGGGAGTCGGAGGATGCCGGCAAGTTCAGCATCAACGGCTCGCTGTGCGCCGAGGTCGTCCGCGACGAGGGCATCGTCGACTTCGCTCCGGCCGAGTTCTCGGTGTCGTTCGAGCAGATCGGCAGCCTGGCCGAGAGTGACCTGATCCTGTACCCCGCAGCCATCGACGGCCAGCCGTCGGAGGCCATCGTCCCCGTGCTGGAGACCAACTCCTGGAAGGCGCTCCCGGCGGTGACGTCCGGCCGCGCGCAGGGGATCTACTGCCCGTGGGGCAGGTCGTTCGGCTTCGCCGCCCAGTATCTGGAAGGCCTCGAGCGAGCCCTGGCGACGCTCGAGACCGAGCAGTGA
- a CDS encoding FecCD family ABC transporter permease yields the protein MTALALRRDGPGTVKVPGPRRRLIGLVVALVALLVLLVLSVMIGSTAIAPSVVWDALFRPSADIDQFAIRDYRLPRTVAGLAVGAALGLSGALMQALTRNPLAEPGILGVNAGASFAVTVAVGLLGVRDIGDYMWFAFAGALVVTIMVLALGSTRQGQSPVAMVLAGICIGAVLGGAREALQLTNPEAFDAMRSWNAGSILGRPLEIVWPILPFFAVAIVLAFAVAGPLNAMALGDELAVAQGVRLARTRVLAVIALTLLAGGATAIAGPIAFVGLMVPHVARWIVGPHQRWIFAYSVLLGPILLLASDILGRVVMHPSEVPVGVVTAFVGAPVLIALARRKRASGL from the coding sequence GTGACAGCTCTCGCACTGCGCCGCGACGGCCCGGGCACCGTGAAGGTGCCCGGGCCGCGCCGGCGTCTGATCGGGCTGGTCGTCGCGCTCGTGGCGCTGCTGGTCCTGCTGGTGCTGAGCGTGATGATCGGGTCGACCGCGATCGCGCCGTCGGTGGTGTGGGACGCCCTGTTCCGTCCATCCGCCGACATCGACCAGTTCGCGATCCGCGACTACCGGCTGCCGCGGACCGTCGCCGGCCTCGCGGTGGGCGCCGCGCTCGGGCTCTCCGGTGCGTTGATGCAGGCGCTGACCCGCAATCCACTGGCCGAGCCGGGCATCCTCGGCGTCAACGCGGGCGCGTCGTTCGCGGTGACGGTCGCCGTGGGACTGCTCGGCGTCCGCGACATCGGTGACTACATGTGGTTCGCCTTCGCCGGGGCACTGGTCGTGACGATCATGGTGCTCGCCCTCGGGTCGACCCGGCAGGGTCAGTCGCCGGTGGCGATGGTGCTGGCCGGAATCTGCATCGGCGCGGTGCTCGGGGGCGCCCGGGAGGCGCTCCAGCTGACCAACCCGGAGGCCTTCGACGCGATGCGGTCCTGGAACGCCGGGTCGATCCTGGGGCGGCCGCTGGAGATCGTCTGGCCGATCCTGCCGTTCTTCGCCGTGGCGATCGTCCTGGCGTTCGCGGTGGCGGGCCCGCTCAACGCCATGGCCCTGGGCGACGAGCTGGCCGTCGCCCAGGGTGTCCGGCTGGCACGTACCCGCGTCCTCGCGGTCATCGCGCTCACCCTGCTCGCCGGAGGCGCCACCGCGATCGCCGGCCCCATCGCGTTCGTCGGACTCATGGTCCCGCACGTCGCTCGCTGGATCGTCGGCCCGCACCAGCGCTGGATCTTCGCCTACAGCGTCCTTCTCGGCCCGATCCTGCTGCTGGCCTCCGACATCCTCGGCCGCGTCGTCATGCACCCGAGCGAGGTCCCCGTCGGCGTCGTCACCGCCTTCGTGGGCGCGCCCGTGCTGATCGCGCTCGCGCGGCGGAAGAGGGCGAGCGGGCTGTGA
- a CDS encoding ABC transporter substrate-binding protein produces the protein MTTTPRRRGSAAAAVLLSAALVLAACGSDGDAAGDKAGETHSVTADNGTIEVPVDPQRVVTIGNTTLPFIDMGGEPVGVTDVSASELGLIPEDQRTTFEAGTSLGASADQIDLEQLAGLEPDLILAQFPESEFEPLEKQLGSIAPTVFWGLGTEWKAFADGLAQAGNLTDGLGEQKAEFEDKITRIQETYGEIIDDTSFVNLDRWASSDPGTFSIADFGCVEIAQDDIGMDFPRAAEGEDPLGWTSLPFEQLAELSEYDVITYPVDAEGRPTEPFAPVVETNTWKALPAVGSGRALGVFCPGNNSYGPVLQYLDSLDAALATLPAKE, from the coding sequence ATGACCACGACACCGAGACGACGCGGCTCGGCCGCAGCCGCCGTACTCCTGAGCGCCGCGCTCGTCCTCGCCGCCTGCGGCAGTGACGGCGACGCCGCCGGCGACAAGGCGGGCGAGACGCACAGCGTCACGGCCGACAACGGGACGATCGAGGTTCCCGTCGACCCGCAGCGGGTCGTCACGATCGGCAACACGACGCTCCCGTTCATCGACATGGGCGGCGAGCCGGTGGGCGTCACCGACGTGTCCGCCTCCGAGCTCGGCCTCATTCCCGAGGACCAGAGGACCACGTTCGAGGCGGGCACGAGCCTCGGCGCCAGCGCCGACCAGATCGACCTGGAGCAGCTCGCCGGCCTGGAGCCGGACCTCATCCTGGCCCAGTTCCCCGAGAGCGAGTTCGAGCCGCTCGAGAAGCAGCTGGGGTCGATCGCCCCGACGGTCTTCTGGGGGCTCGGCACCGAGTGGAAGGCCTTCGCCGACGGACTTGCGCAGGCCGGCAACCTGACGGACGGGCTCGGCGAGCAGAAGGCCGAGTTCGAGGACAAGATCACCCGGATCCAGGAGACCTACGGCGAGATCATCGACGACACCTCGTTCGTCAATCTCGACCGCTGGGCGAGCTCCGATCCCGGGACGTTCTCCATCGCGGACTTCGGCTGCGTCGAGATCGCCCAGGACGACATCGGCATGGACTTCCCGAGGGCCGCCGAGGGCGAGGACCCCCTGGGCTGGACCTCCCTGCCGTTCGAGCAGCTCGCGGAGCTGTCCGAGTACGACGTGATCACCTACCCCGTCGACGCCGAGGGCCGGCCGACGGAGCCCTTCGCGCCGGTGGTCGAGACCAACACCTGGAAGGCGCTGCCTGCCGTGGGCTCCGGTCGCGCGCTCGGCGTCTTCTGCCCCGGCAACAACTCCTACGGGCCCGTCCTGCAGTACCTGGACTCGCTCGACGCCGCTCTGGCCACCCTGCCCGCCAAGGAGTGA